One Drosophila teissieri strain GT53w chromosome X, Prin_Dtei_1.1, whole genome shotgun sequence genomic window, ACAGGCAGACTGTCactgcaattaattaaattatagttTCAGATTCGATGTTGTAATGTGTTTTAGGTACTTGAATAGTGCATCGGCGCCCTCTGAACTCTTGGAGGGAGGAGGCAGGTTAATTTTGGTGACTAAGACCCCCGGCAGAGCTTCACAGTCTATGACTTTCTCGGCATCGGCGCTCGCCTGCAGTTTGGACAGCTTATCGTAGCATATGAGGCACACATTGAGCTCCTTTCCTGAGTGGCGTGGCACGGGCATTGGTCTCTTCAAGCACTTGGAGCAGTATGAGTAGCCGCAGTTGGGGCATCCATACTATAATTTCGGATTGGATACATTGTTAATatgtgatatatatatatgtttgcaTGGGTTTGATGACACTTGCCTCCTTGCAGAATAGGCCATATTTACGACCGCAGCCAAAGCAGCTCATTGCAACAGAGTCAGTAATGGGAAACCAACTTATAAATTAAGAAAAGCTTTTACTTccctttgctttgttttgaaaGAAGTCAGTTCGAATTAGGGATGGTCGTGTGATTCATGCACAGTGGGTAAACTATCGATTGCGGCAGTAACGTCAATAGATACTTGGACATTGCACCAATCAGCTGTTCCTTGTTATGACTTCCTAGATATTGGaatcaaaatatcaataataTTATTGAATTCTTGAGCACTGCTGTGAACACATCTGTAAAAACTAGGGATGGTCGAGTGAGTCCAGCTATCGGTTGTTCATTGCCCACAACAGCTGTTTTAGAATAGTGTTTAGTCTTCTAACTGCGTTTAGTAGTTTCTTTTGTGTACAAATCAATTTAAGGCTGATCACTTTACAAAAGATTCCTTGTGATTGGACAGTTTGGGTGTTACTCGATAGTTATCGAACGGGAGAATGGACTCTGGTCCGGTGGAAACGGGTTGTTATGGAGACAGCTATTTTCCGATAGGGTAAAGGTCTATCGGCCTCGGTCAGGTATCGTCATTGCAATTGTTTTGAGGTGTTAAGACGTCAATTGATAAATTACCAATTTTACCGTAACACAACCCATTTATCCACACAACCACTTTACCAACATACTTCGATTCGATTTAACAATATTTAGCACGGCAAGTAGAAGCAAAAAGTGAGCGAAAATGAACAATAGAATGAGGGCAAACAAGTCAGGTTTTGCAAAACAATACAACTACAATGTATGTAATTTCGAGAAGTTATACTTTTCGCTCTACACCAGGAAGTAATATATAGTATTATTAATATATGGtattattaagtttaaaagcCATCTCTGGCAGTTgatatgtgtacatacatatatgtttttgCACGGTATGTGACTAAATACGAGCATAAAATTCCTTGACTCTAATACGAAGTGCTCCAAGAAAACATCATGTGACATTTATAACAGCTACACGTATTGTATAAAGGTCCATATAATCGGGtttaatgtacatatgtatgtaacaggtagatgGAAGCCTTCTCGACCTATatatacatgtgtgtgtgtgtacagaTGTGTACATAAGTACGCACATAAGTGGCAGGTACATAAGCAGGTATACCGCCTTGTTTGCCATCACAATTCTACCGAAATTGCACTTTTCTGGTTAAAATTCGATGGGTGCAGTCAATGGAAATGTTCAAGGCATTATCCTTGAAGTCCTGGTGTTAAATACGCCCTTTGGGCGGTTTTCAAAGCCATAAACACCCCCTCTGGCCGGACAAATGCTGACTGCTATGGAACTCGGGGAAATCCCCTTCAAACTGCGCTtgatgtatttaattaaattaagtcaTATTTAACACAGTACGGACCCTGGGGAAATCAAAGGTCCAATATGAGTAGGTTTGAAATCCACTTGTCAATTGAGACGAAACAGATTGTACAGAAATTTACTCAGCTTGTCATTTTCTACACTTTTTTCATAATCTTCAAGTTCCGCGAAAATTCGGTTTTCTAAATCATCCAACGTCCCGTTGCAGTTTGAACGACTAAAGGCTGTATCAGCACCCTGGGCAAACCATGGAGGAaccgaaaatggcaaatacaGCGGAGCTGCCCACCACATCAACCGGTGCATCATCGTCCTCATCCACTTTGCCCGACAACGTGAGCTACGACAAGATCGCCTGGACTCGGGATATCACAGAGCCCCTGGTTGAGGAGTCCTCTACAAGTCAATTGCGCCCACTGGGTACCTCGATTCCAGCTGATTCGACGGCATCAGCAGCGAATACATCCAACACATCGTATTCCTTTACTGGGGACTACCTCTCCGGTGGCAATAAGGCCGATCTGAAGGGTGGCTATCCATCCGCCGGCACCGAAAGTGACTCGAAATCTAAtgaaaaggagaaggagaaggaaccGACTCCTGACGAATCGCTTTATGAGTGTAACATATGCCTGGACACTGCCAAAGATGCTGTGGTCAGCATGTGCGGCCATCTCTTCTGCTGGCCGTGTCTGCATCAGTGGCTCTTGACGCGTCCCAATCGCAAACTCTGTCCCGTTTGCAAGGCTGCCGTCGATAAGGATAAGGTCATCCCGCTGTATGGAAGAAATAGTACACACCAGGAAGATCCTCGGTAGGTTTGCATTCCAATATGAATATTGGATTGTTTGTAGAGGTAGCtaatattgtttaataaaCCCACTTACATGTGTTTTACAGTAACAAAGTTCCACCACGCCCCGCTGGTCACCGTACAGAACCAGATCCTGTTCCCGGATTCcctggattcggattcggcgACGGTTTTCACATGTCCTTTGGCATTGGAGCTTTTCCTTTCGGATTCATAACATCGTCGCTGAACTTTGGCGAACCACGTCCGGCTGGTAGGTTACTGACCAACTCAATAGTAAAAtgattgaaatgaaataacgTTTGCCCATTTATTTAGCTGCTAATCGGGGAACAACGCAATATGAGGATGAGCAGACCCTGTCTAAGCTGTTTTTGTATCTGGCCCTCCTGTGCATAAGTTGGCTGTTCTTTGGATAGCAAACTGCGAACGCATAAAGACATCACCCCGATAACAAGAACCTATATTCAAATGTGTATGGAAAGCGTCCGAAGTAATCTTATAGCAGTATCCTCCAGT contains:
- the LOC122623619 gene encoding E3 ubiquitin-protein ligase RNF185-like, coding for MEEPKMANTAELPTTSTGASSSSSTLPDNVSYDKIAWTRDITEPLVEESSTSQLRPLGTSIPADSTASAANTSNTSYSFTGDYLSGGNKADLKGGYPSAGTESDSKSNEKEKEKEPTPDESLYECNICLDTAKDAVVSMCGHLFCWPCLHQWLLTRPNRKLCPVCKAAVDKDKVIPLYGRNSTHQEDPRNKVPPRPAGHRTEPDPVPGFPGFGFGDGFHMSFGIGAFPFGFITSSLNFGEPRPAAANRGTTQYEDEQTLSKLFLYLALLCISWLFFG